One segment of Panicum virgatum strain AP13 chromosome 3K, P.virgatum_v5, whole genome shotgun sequence DNA contains the following:
- the LOC120696525 gene encoding peroxidase 4-like codes for MAARASAAAARCIALLLILLAGTSSAQLSSSFYSSSCPGLYSAVKSVVQSAIAREKRMAASIVRLFFHDCFVQGCDASLLLDDTASFQGEKMAKPNNGSVRGFEVIDAIKSAVEKACPGVVSCADILAIAARDSVVILGGPTWNVKLGRRDSTAASFSGANNNIPPPTSGLANLTSLFAAQGLSQKDMVALSGAHTIGLARCTNFRAHIYNETDIDGTFARTRQSGCPSTSGTGDNNLAPLDLQTPTVFENNYYKNLVSKKGLLHSDQELFNGGATDAQVQSYVSSQSTFFADFVTGMIKMGDITPLTGSKGEIRKNCRRIN; via the exons ATGGCTGCTCGTgcatcagcagcagctgcaAGATGCATCGCTCTCCTCCTGATACTGCTCGCCGGCACCTCGTCGGCGCAGCTCTCCAGCAGCTTCTACTCCAGCTCCTGCCCCGGCTTGTACAGCGCCGTCAAGTCGGTGGTGCAGTCCGCCATCGCCAGGGAGAAGCGCATGGCCGCCTCCATCGTGCGCCTCTtcttccacgactgcttcgtcCAA GGCTGCGACGCGTCGTTGCTACTGGACGACACGGCCAGCTTCCAAGGCGAGAAGATGGCCAAGCCCAACAACGGCTCCGTGAGAGGCTTCGAGGTGATCGACGCCATCAAGTCCGCCGTCGAGAAGGCCTGCCCTGGCGTCGTCTCCTGCGCCGACatcctcgccatcgccgccagGGACAGCGTCGTAATC CTTGGGGGGCCGACCTGGAACGTCAAGCTTGGGAGGAGGgactcgacggcggcgagcttcaGCGGCGCCAACAACAACATCCCACCACCGACGTCAGGCCTCGCCAACCTGACCTCCCTCTTCGCCGCGCAGGGGCTTTCCCAAAAAGACATGGTCGCGCTCTCTG GTGCTCACACCATAGGTCTAGCACGTTGCACCAACTTCAGAGCCCACATATACAATGAAACCGACATCGATGGTACCTTTGCAAGGACAAGGCAATCAGGTTGCCCTAGCACCTCAGGTACAGGTGACAACAACTTGGCACCTTTGGACCTTCAAACCCCGACTGTATTTGAGAACAACTACTACAAGAACCTTGTTAGCAAGAAGGGACTTCTGCACTCTGATCAGGAGCTCTTCAATGGTGGAGCCACCGACGCACAAGTCCAATCGTATGTTAGTAGCCAAAGCACATTTTTCGCAGATTTTGTGACAGGCATGATCAAGATGGGTGACATTACACCTTTGACGGGTTCTAAAGGGGAGATAAGGAAGAACTGCAGAAGGATCAACTAG
- the LOC120696522 gene encoding transcription factor SCREAM2-like isoform X2, with protein MSGKKKKLQLLRSVTKSDAANKTSILVDASKYIKELKDKVEEATAASAPDSSSSGSGSAVAATVSVSSVDLDNISNSSSSRRGFRINVSMERSRPGLLVSVLEALEDLGIDVLDADVSFGEDTAFRLEALGSGDGQQQAASGSVDAQKVRQAVLQAIGKCINDGDA; from the exons ATGTcaggaaagaagaagaaactgcAGCTTCTCCGCTCCGTTACCAAGTCGGATGCG GCAAACAAGACGTCCATCCTGGTAGACGCGTCGAAATACATCAAGGAGCTCAAGGACAAGGTTGAAGAAGCAACCGCTGCTTCAGCACCTGACAGTAGCAGCTCCGGTTCTGGCAGCGCCGTGGCAGCAACA GTGAGCGTCTCATCAGTGGATCTGGATAACATCAGCAACAGTAGCAGTAGCAGGAGAGGCTTCAGGATCAACGTGTCGATGGAAAGGAGCCGACCGGGGTTGCTGGTGTCCGTGCTGGAGGCCTTGGAGgacctcggcatcgacgtccTGGACGCCGACGTCTCCTTCGGCGAAGACACCGCCTTCCGCCTCGAGGCGCTCGGATCAGGTGACGGCCAGCAGCAGGCTGCAAGTGGAAGCGTGGATGCGCAAAAGGTTCGCCAAGCGGTGTTGCAGGCCATCGGCAAATGCATCAACGATGGCGATGCATGA
- the LOC120696524 gene encoding uncharacterized protein LOC120696524 yields the protein MESKMERMSSSVQSWVEEHKLATIGGVWAAAVGASVAYSRRRAPQRATSLRLIHARMHAQALTLAVLGGAAAMHYYTKTKSSANADKMDLDFYAHLPPATDADGNENERWSW from the exons ATGGAATCAAAGATGGAGAGGATGAGCTCGTCGGTGCAGTCCTGGGTGGAGGAACACAAGCTCGCAACCATCG GAGGCGTGTGGGCTGCGGCGGTGGGCGCCTCGGTGGCGTACAGCCGCCGGAGGGCGCCGCAGCGGGCGACGAGCCTCCGCCTCATCCACGCCAGGATGCACGCTCAGGCTCTCACCCTCGCCGTGCTCGGGGGAGCCGCCGCCATGCACTACTACACCAAGACCAAGAGCAGCGCCAACGCCGACAAGATGGACCTCGACTTCTACGCGCAcctgccgccggccaccgacgccGACGGCAACGAGAACGAGCGCTGGAGCTGGTAA
- the LOC120696522 gene encoding transcription factor SCREAM2-like isoform X1, with the protein MSGKKKKLQLLRSVTKSDAANKTSILVDASKYIKELKDKVEEATAASAPDSSSSGSGSAVAATQVSVSSVDLDNISNSSSSRRGFRINVSMERSRPGLLVSVLEALEDLGIDVLDADVSFGEDTAFRLEALGSGDGQQQAASGSVDAQKVRQAVLQAIGKCINDGDA; encoded by the exons ATGTcaggaaagaagaagaaactgcAGCTTCTCCGCTCCGTTACCAAGTCGGATGCG GCAAACAAGACGTCCATCCTGGTAGACGCGTCGAAATACATCAAGGAGCTCAAGGACAAGGTTGAAGAAGCAACCGCTGCTTCAGCACCTGACAGTAGCAGCTCCGGTTCTGGCAGCGCCGTGGCAGCAACA CAGGTGAGCGTCTCATCAGTGGATCTGGATAACATCAGCAACAGTAGCAGTAGCAGGAGAGGCTTCAGGATCAACGTGTCGATGGAAAGGAGCCGACCGGGGTTGCTGGTGTCCGTGCTGGAGGCCTTGGAGgacctcggcatcgacgtccTGGACGCCGACGTCTCCTTCGGCGAAGACACCGCCTTCCGCCTCGAGGCGCTCGGATCAGGTGACGGCCAGCAGCAGGCTGCAAGTGGAAGCGTGGATGCGCAAAAGGTTCGCCAAGCGGTGTTGCAGGCCATCGGCAAATGCATCAACGATGGCGATGCATGA
- the LOC120696523 gene encoding BTB/POZ domain-containing protein At1g01640-like, with translation MQAARSEVFRHMLSADDHCKAPAGDSFSLPELSHAELSLLLAFLYTGALDQDLPERHLHALLVAADKYDVPFLRRACEARLAASVEPRNALRTLEVADLSSSAVLRERAMDTVLEHAEQVVFSPEYEGFAVRNAALCVEITRALLAKMSTTTTSKSDPHHA, from the coding sequence ATGCAGGCCGCCAGGTCGGAGGTGTTCCGGCACATGCTGTCCGCCGACGACCACTGCAAGGCCCCTGCCGGCgactccttctccctccccgaGCTCTCCCACGCCgagctctccctcctcctcgccttcctCTACACCGGCGCCCTCGACCAGGACCTGCCGGAGCGCCACCTGCACGCGCTTCTCGTCGCCGCCGACAAGTACGACGTCCCGTTCCTGCGGCGGGCCTGCGAGGCGAGGCTGGCGGCGAGCGTGGAGCCCCGGAACGCGCTGCGGACGCTGGAGGTGGCCGATCTCAGCTCAAGCGCGGTGCTCAGGGAGCGCGCCATGGACACCGTGCTGGAGCACGCCGAGCAGGTGGTGTTCTCGCCGGAGTACGAAGGCTTCGCCGTCAGGAACGCGGCGCTGTGCGTGGAGATCACCCGGGCGCTGCTGGCCAAGATGTCGACGACGACAACTAGTAAATCGGATCCCCATCATGCATAG